The genomic DNA GTGGCGGAGGGCATCTGGATCTTGAAGATGTGCGAAAAATTCGCCGCGCCCGTCGAATCGCTGGTGCTCTGCCCCGCGCATATCCGCACCGCGGAGGCCGCCGAACTCGTAAAACGGCTCGCCGCGCGCGCGGGCGGACTGTACACCGTTTCGGAAAAGACGTATGAAAAAATTTCCGAACGCGGCCAGCCCGACGGACTGATGGCGCTTTGCAGGCTGCCCCGTTTCGAACTTTCCGACTTCTCGCCCCCGAAAAACGCGGTCATACTCGTTCTGGACGGCATCGAGATCCCCGGCAACGTGGGCACGATGCTGCGCATGGCGGACGGCGCGGGGCTGGACGCCGTGTTTATCTGCAACCGCAAGGCAAGGCTCACCCACCCCAAACTCATCAAGGGCAGCCAGGGCGCGATATTGTCCGTTCCCACGTTCGAATTCGAAACGGTGGAAGAGTGCCGCGCCTGGCTCAAAGCGCACCGCGTGATCGTCTATCTCGCCGACACGCGCGCGGAGCGCAATTATTACGAAGAACCGTTCGGCGTAAAATGCGCGCTGGTGATGGGCAGCGAGCGCTACGGCATTTCGCGCGAATGGTACGAGGGCGAATACAAGATGATCGCCATTCCCATGCTGGGCAGTTGCGATTCTTTGAACGTGGGCGTAGCCGCCACCGTGCTCGCTTACGAGGCCTCCATCAAAAACAAATTGAATGCGAGAACATAAAAAAAGCCGAGCGAAATCCGCTCGGCTTTTTGTTTTTGCATAATCAGATGACCACGGGGTTGTGCTGATACAGCGTAAACAGAAAGGTGTTTTTGATTTTTTCCAGAAAGTCTACCATAAATTCGCTCGTTTCGAAATGTTTGAATACGGCGAACACCAAAAGCAGCAGAAGAAGCACAGCCGCCACGGTGAACACGGCGCCTAA from Candidatus Borkfalkia ceftriaxoniphila includes the following:
- a CDS encoding TrmH family RNA methyltransferase, translating into MKGMNTELSAFLEEKNFLPVGEQNPKIKQIKGILSNSKPNPQKLFVAEGIWILKMCEKFAAPVESLVLCPAHIRTAEAAELVKRLAARAGGLYTVSEKTYEKISERGQPDGLMALCRLPRFELSDFSPPKNAVILVLDGIEIPGNVGTMLRMADGAGLDAVFICNRKARLTHPKLIKGSQGAILSVPTFEFETVEECRAWLKAHRVIVYLADTRAERNYYEEPFGVKCALVMGSERYGISREWYEGEYKMIAIPMLGSCDSLNVGVAATVLAYEASIKNKLNART